A single Fusarium oxysporum Fo47 chromosome IV, complete sequence DNA region contains:
- a CDS encoding component of IIS longevity pathway SMK-1-domain-containing protein: MMAQPVPHQPTDKKRVKVYELRNNDWFDRGTGFCSASFETLEDGRKEPRVIVESEDHPDRLLLETKIQKEDGFQKQQDTLIVWQEPSSGVDMALSFQEAEGCAMIWRFVSNVQQTFHNHLPGADDGLSDDLPIDAPPAINLPTAELGNLGDIEQTMRMMSTTANGRDALAKAIMAEDFIGKIVPLVEMAEDLESLQDLHRLCNIMKTVILLNDTSIIEHAVSDECVLGVVGALEYDPDFPSHKANHRHWLGNQGRYKEVVPIEEEQIRRKIHQTYRLQYLKDVVLARILDDPTFSVLNSLIFFNQVDIVQHLQANAAFLNELFGIFRPTNSDQKRKKEAVLFIQQCCAIAKNIQPPARQTLYNNFIAHGLLSVIHFGLRHHDVGVRVGATDILISIIDHDPQMIRQTLYRQLHENQTLLTDSLIDLLLVEVDLGVKSQISEALRVLLDPGPQQMQNNEALAKANGEFMGRQRPQVALDPQQETFLNKFYDKSAPRLFKPLMDLEKRTDMNFTVQQASMFTYLIEIQTFFIRCHYLRVKLHVMSHDIVKRIAQLLTCPEKFLRLVAIRFFRSLIGMQDEFYIKHLMEKQVLGPILEVLIETVPRDNLLGSASLEFFEFIKKENIKDLIKHLVVNYREQLRALSYMSTFREILLRYDQTQGYTSNVDYFLEAEDEMGRRPLANTRMAEQITVEQEQEEYWATSDPEDDDDQSSKEGERTPSTNGSITSKLLVDYASDEETDENADPEATPEADSQHSDVASDAVHSPIDSSLGGGIPPPERLSEKRRREEEEDEDEMSKMMQNKRRSSSGSVTAISGNSRGPQRRKSFNVNSPAGGKKIAISLSSGLKTGSGPGSNEES; encoded by the exons ATGATGGCACAGCCCGTGCCTCATCAGCCCACCGATAAGAAGCGCGTCAAGGTCTACGAACTCCGCAACAATGACTGGTTCGATCGAGGCACCGGCTTCTGCAGCGCGAGCTTTGAGACT CTTGAGGATGGTCGCAAAGAACCGCGCGTCATCGTTGAATCAGAGGATCATCCCGACCGTCTTCTGCTAGAAACAAAAATTCAAAAAGAAGATGGATTCCAGAAACAGCAAG ATACACTGATTGTGTGGCAGGAACCTAGTAGTGGAGTTGACATGGCACTCAGTTTTCAAGAAGCCGAGGGATGCGCCATGATATG GCGTTTTGTGAGCAATGTTCAACAGACATTTCACAACCATCTGCCAGGAGCCG ATGACGGCCTTTCTGACGATCTCCCTATCGACGCTCCGCCGGCTATCAACTTGCCCACAGCCGAACTTGGAAATCTCGGAGATATAGAACAGACTATGCGGATGATGAGCACAACAGCAAACGGACGTGATGCTCTCGCCAAGGCAATTATGGCTGAGGACTTCATCGGCAAAATTGTCCCCCTGGTCGAGATGGCTGAGGACCTCGAGAGTCTTCAAGACCTGCACCGGCTTTGCAACATCATGAAAACAGTCATTCTTCTCAACGACACCTCAATTATAGAGCATGCGGTGTCGGACGAATGTGTTTTAGGTGTTGTTGGTGCTCTGGAATACGACCCCGACTTTCCTAGTCACAAGGCTAATCATCGACACTGGCTGGGCAATCAAGGTCGATATAAAGAAGTTGTCCCTATCGAGGAGGAGCAAATCCGCAGGAAGATTCACCAAACATACCGTCTACAGTACCTAAAGGATGTTGTTCTGGCTAGAATACTCGACGATCCTACTTTTTCGGTTCTCAATTCTCTTATCTTTTTTAACCAAGTCGACATTGTTCAACACCTGCAAGCGAACGCCGCTTTTCTTAATGAGTTGTTTGGCATCTTCAGACCCACGAACAGCGatcagaagagaaagaaggaagcgGTGCTCTTCATCCAGCAATGTTGTGCTATTGCCAAGAATATCCAACCACCGGCGCGTCAGACGTTATACAACAACTTCATCGCTCACGGACTCCTTTCTGTCATCCACTTCGGGCTCAGACATCATGACGTGGGAGTTAGAGTTGGGGCAACTGACATCCTGATCTCTATCATCGATCACGATCCCCAAATGATTCGTCAGACTTTGTACCGTCAACTGCACGAGAACCAGACTCTCCTCACCGACTCTTTGATTGATCTTCTGCTGGTGGAAGTTGATCTTGGTGTCAAGTCTCAAATCTCAGAAGCACTCAGGGTCTTATTAGACCCTGGTCCTCAACAAATGCAAAATAACGAGGCCCTTGCGAAGGCTAATGGCGAGTTTATGGGAAGACAGAGACCTCAAGTCGCCCTTGACCCTCAGCAAGAGACTTTCCTCAACAAATTCTACGACAAGTCGGCTCCAAGGCTATTCAAGCCCCTCATGGACTTGGAGAAGCGAACGGACATGAACTTTACTGTGCAGCAGGCATCGATGTTTACGTATCTGATTGAGATCCAAACATTCTTTATTCGCTGTCACTATTTACGCGTCAAGTTACATGTCATGTCTCACGATATCGTTAAGCGCATTGCTCAGCTTCTCACATGCCCTGAGAAATTTTTGAGATTAG TTGCTATTCGTTTCTTCCGGTCATTGATCGGAATGCAAGATGAGTTTTACATCAAGCATCTCATGGAGAAGCAGGTCTTGGGACCAATTCTTGAAGTTCTTATCGAGACCGTGCCCCGAGACAACCTCTTGGGCTCAGCATCACTGGAATTTTTCGAGTtcatcaagaaagaaaacatcAAAGATCTGATCAAACATCTCGTGGTCAACTATAGAGAACAGCTTAGAGCATTGAGCTACATGTCGACATTTCGGGAGATCCTTCTTAGATATGACCAAACTCAGGGTTACACGTCTAACGTCGACTATTTCCTGGAAGCTGAAGACGAGATGGGTAGGAGACCTCTAGCGAACACAAGGATGGCCGAGCAAATCACTGTTGAACAAGAGCAAGAGGAATACTGGGCAACATCTGAtcctgaagatgatgatgaccagTCAAGTAAAGAGGGAGAAAGGACACCATCCACGAATGGATCAATCACCTCGAAGCTACTAGTCGACTACGCATCCGATGAAGAGACTGACGAAAATGCCGACCCTGAAGCAACACCAGAAGCGGACAGCCAACACAGCGACGTCGCATCGGACGCTGTGCACTCGCCTATTGATTCGAGCCTTGGAGGAGGTATCCCACCACCTGAGCGACTTTCAGAGAAGCGTCGAcgtgaagaggaggaagacgaggatgagatgagcaAAATGATGCAGAATAAGAgacgcagcagcagcggtTCTGTCACAGCGATCTCAGGCAACTCTCGCGGCCCACAAAGACGCAAAAGCTTCAACGTCAACTCTCCCGCTGGAGGCAAGAAGATCGCCATCAGTCTCTCTAGCGGCTTAAAAACAGGCAGCGGCCCAGGTTCCAACGAAGAGTCATAA